The window AGACGCTCGATATGGTCTTCAAGAAATGCCGGCGCGCCATCGGCGACTATTGGGACGTCTACCGGCAAGACCACAGTCCGCGCGGTCTTAGCCTTACCGGAGGCGGCCCCTCGACTTTTGGTATGGTTCAGCAGGGATGCTGCCTTTGACGTGTTCCAGCGGCGCCAGAAAGCAATTTGCTCGGCTACCGAGGCAGGTCGGCTAAAGGGATTTATAGCCACATTGTCGTAGCGCTGGTGAAGCCAATCACTTATCTCGCAGACTAAGCCCACCAGTCGATTGACTCGCTGCTGCTTACGGGCATGCCACCAAAGCCCCGTAGAATCATCGCCATCTCGAATCGTGCCGTAGAGAAGTGCATGAGCAAACGAATTGAATAGCCGGCTGCGATCCCCTACCTCAGCAAACTCACTAGCCTTCGCCGCTAGAAAATCGATGAAGAGCCCGATGGCCTGGGCGTAGGTTGCTTCGGTGGAGAAGTCGAGGTTTCTAGCCTGGAAATAATGGAAAAGTGGCCAGACGGGAGTCCCGCTGGCCACGATGAGATGAATGAGCTTCCCACTTCGCTCCGAATCAGCGACTACGAGGCAAAGGTGGGAATGTCCATGTAATGAACGCATGTAGTCAAGGCTATCCTTTCAATTGAACACCCGGCAGGAGTTCAATACCGATGTGATTAACCAATTCACGATAGGATATGGGCTTGGTAACCGCTGCATCATCCTTGTTTTCAACCCAGTAGGCCCAGGCACGCTGAGCATTCGGGTCATAAACCAATTTGAACAGATGCGTCGGCACCCAGACATGCCCACGACCAATCGTCTTGACCTGCCCCTCAAAAGCCGGACCAGTGAATACATAAACATCGCCTTGGGCCCGCATGACGTAATGGCGGGTCGCCGCTTCAACCCGACGCGCCCAAACCCCCCTGTTGTTTTCAGGTGCCTGCGGCACCATATTGGCCAAGGAGAAACTCTGGGCCATCGAACCGGGTGAAGGCATATCGGCCGCCGGAGACATGTGACCACGATCATAGCCAGAACCTCTGTAGTCATCCAGTGAAGCTCGCTCAGCCGAAGGAAGTCGCGCATCCTCATAGAACTTGTTTGTGCGTTCTTCGTCCTTCGCAGCGGCAAGTCGAGCACGATTGAGTCGTTCCACTGTATAGACCGGAGTCTTGCTCTCTCCTGAGCTCAACACTGCAAAAGAGTCAAAGCATATTTCGTGCAGCTTTGCCATGTTTAAAACTTGGGGAACAACCCTCCCTGGGAATTGATCGCGGCACGCATCAAAAGCCGCATGCGCCCCAACAGGAGCGAGTAGAAAGAAAGCCAGGAAAAGAGCGGAAATATTCTTCTTCATATTCACAACCATTAAAAGTATATAGTAATCGGGGTAATTTACATGGTGAGCAGAATAATCTCTTGACCATAAAGTCAAAAAAACAATAGAGAAAGACTCACCCTCGAGAAGAAAAAACAGCTATTAATCCTATATTAAGAGTATTAGTTAGGGGTGACGTTCCAGATCTTGCGGTTGTTGGTCGGGTCCTGCGGCACCATGTTCGACAAGGCGAACGATTGCGCCATGGCGTTCGGCGTCGGCGCATCGGCCGCCGGGGCCTGGTGCCCACGATCGACCGCCGGGTGCTGGGCGCGGTAGTCGCTCAGCTCGGCGCGGCCGCCCTTGGGAATTCGCGGGTCCGGGTAGAACTGGTTGGTGCGCTCCTCACCCTTGGCGTCCTTGAGTTGCGCCGAATTCAGGCGCTCGACCACGACCAGTGGGGTCTTGCTGGTTTGCGAGTACAACACCGCGAAGGTATCGGAACACAGTGC of the Pseudomonas vanderleydeniana genome contains:
- a CDS encoding DNA/RNA non-specific endonuclease yields the protein MKKNISALFLAFFLLAPVGAHAAFDACRDQFPGRVVPQVLNMAKLHEICFDSFAVLSSGESKTPVYTVERLNRARLAAAKDEERTNKFYEDARLPSAERASLDDYRGSGYDRGHMSPAADMPSPGSMAQSFSLANMVPQAPENNRGVWARRVEAATRHYVMRAQGDVYVFTGPAFEGQVKTIGRGHVWVPTHLFKLVYDPNAQRAWAYWVENKDDAAVTKPISYRELVNHIGIELLPGVQLKG